A section of the Candidatus Acidiferrales bacterium genome encodes:
- a CDS encoding FAD/NAD(P)-binding protein, translating to MSETIIENTVDIESPMAPSLAVIRRVIWETDDTFTLLIDPPQNDGRGFSFLPGQFNMVYAFGIGESAISISSDPAKPNILAHTIHRVGTVTSALSKVRRGDLIGIRGPYGGGWPLEEAVGKDICIAAGGIGLAPLRPVIYSLIRRRDEFGRIIILYGARSPLDLLYRVELEQWSKLPNTDVIITVDRGDWTWKGYIGVVTNLFSYIKMDSRETVAMVCGPEVMMKFTVEELQRRGLTPEQIYISMERNMKCGVGLCGHCQFGPKFICKDGPVFRLPEVYHLLEKKEI from the coding sequence TTGAGCGAAACAATTATTGAAAACACGGTCGACATCGAAAGCCCAATGGCTCCATCGTTGGCCGTGATTCGACGGGTCATCTGGGAAACCGACGATACGTTCACTCTTCTCATCGATCCTCCACAGAACGACGGAAGAGGATTTTCATTCTTACCGGGCCAGTTTAATATGGTTTACGCCTTCGGGATTGGAGAATCCGCCATTTCCATAAGCTCGGATCCTGCAAAACCGAACATACTGGCACACACAATTCATCGCGTTGGAACAGTGACGTCTGCGCTATCCAAAGTCAGGCGGGGAGACTTGATAGGGATACGGGGTCCTTACGGAGGCGGCTGGCCGCTGGAGGAGGCGGTTGGCAAGGACATATGCATCGCAGCCGGTGGAATCGGGCTAGCCCCATTGAGGCCAGTCATCTATTCGCTCATACGGAGACGGGATGAATTTGGAAGAATAATAATTCTCTACGGAGCGAGAAGTCCGCTGGATTTGTTGTACCGAGTTGAGCTTGAACAATGGAGCAAGCTGCCAAATACCGATGTGATCATAACTGTTGACCGCGGCGACTGGACTTGGAAGGGTTACATTGGGGTCGTTACAAATTTGTTTTCTTATATCAAAATGGACTCCAGGGAGACCGTCGCCATGGTGTGCGGTCCGGAAGTCATGATGAAATTTACCGTCGAAGAGCTCCAGCGAAGGGGGCTTACGCCGGAACAAATCTACATATCAATGGAAAGAAATATGAAATGCGGTGTTGGACTTTGCGGACATTGTCAATTTGGTCCGAAGTTCATATGCAAAGATGGACCCGTTTTTCGATTGCCGGAAGTATATCACTTACTTGAGAAAAAGGAAATTTAA
- a CDS encoding cyclic nucleotide-binding domain-containing protein: MEPQDLTESLHKHPFLSNMDESLVKTLTSCASNIVFKEGTRLFREGDDAKLFFLVRSGRVVLETQAGEKGTIRIQTVGPGEVLGWSWLISPFKWHFDAIALEQVHAFSIDASCLRTKCETDNHFGYEMLRRFSEVLERRLAATRLQLLDIYGSAPAESRWHTKHRRPTIKQKSNKKAHKGAKKRKVHRI; this comes from the coding sequence ATGGAACCGCAAGATCTAACCGAGTCATTACACAAGCATCCATTTCTTAGCAACATGGATGAAAGCCTCGTCAAGACCTTGACGTCATGTGCGTCCAACATCGTCTTCAAGGAAGGGACGCGGCTTTTCCGTGAGGGTGATGACGCAAAACTCTTTTTCCTGGTACGAAGCGGCAGGGTCGTACTTGAAACTCAAGCAGGTGAAAAGGGAACAATCAGGATCCAAACGGTCGGCCCCGGCGAAGTGTTAGGATGGTCGTGGCTCATCTCTCCATTCAAATGGCACTTCGATGCAATTGCTCTCGAACAAGTCCATGCTTTTTCAATTGACGCGAGCTGTTTGAGAACGAAATGCGAAACTGACAACCATTTCGGATATGAAATGCTACGGAGATTTTCAGAGGTCCTAGAAAGGCGACTTGCAGCAACGCGCCTGCAACTTCTTGACATTTATGGATCGGCCCCAGCAGAATCCCGTTGGCACACTAAACATCGTCGACCTACGATAAAACAGAAATCAAATAAGAAAGCGCACAAGGGGGCAAAAAAAAGAAAAGTTCATCGGATCTGA